Proteins encoded in a region of the Clostridium butyricum genome:
- a CDS encoding DUF11 domain-containing protein, with amino-acid sequence MPSDYYIYNFATIDYKYYIDPLNQPVVVEGRTNTVSTKINLGSLTPTKSVNKAYATIDDLVTYTVSVANTGNTLAKNVNFRDVIPSGLTFIQGSVTINGTSYTGYNPYNSFTLGNIISGDTVVVTFEAIVTSVPNPSLVTNTANLTFSYRIDPNGSDIPVQINSNTVTTQINLGSIALTKTVDKNYATIGDILTYTVVVTNNGTVRADNVIFTDSLQSDITFNLGSVKVNGTTHLDYDPTVGFNLGNINPLDTVTVVFTVTVIPLPTHASVINYAVGTLSYKIDPNGQYYTKSYQSNTVNTIIIQPSMTVSKVVDKVYATIQNVLNYSLLIKNTGNTTISQLFFSDVLSNGASFKAGTLVIDGVSYPTYDPIAGFNMPNNIISGNTSLIQFQATVTSLPTPAYVENTSNINFSYRIDPSGSVTTKDVPSNSVTTNVVLGKITALKAVDKTIATIGDEITYTITLTNVGNVIDYSVVFQDTPSNGVTFKTGSVKVNGVSQPLSNPTTGFSLGDIGIGNVVTVQFVVTVVSVPATNTVINQAVIAFEYPVDPKQPYYTDTSYSNTVTTNISYGSLNVTKAANKQYATRGEQITYTVTIQNVGNINATNVVFQDPTPHNTMFVIGSTTINGTPYPDYNPSAGFDLGTMTPGQIITVVYKVQIVDMC; translated from the coding sequence TTGCCATCAGATTATTATATTTATAACTTTGCAACTATAGATTATAAATATTATATAGATCCATTAAATCAACCTGTGGTTGTAGAAGGAAGAACAAATACTGTATCAACTAAAATTAATTTAGGAAGTCTTACTCCTACTAAATCAGTAAATAAAGCTTATGCAACAATTGATGATTTAGTGACTTATACAGTAAGTGTTGCAAATACAGGAAACACACTAGCTAAGAACGTTAACTTTAGAGATGTTATTCCATCAGGTTTGACATTTATACAAGGTTCAGTAACAATAAATGGAACTTCTTATACAGGATATAATCCTTATAACAGTTTCACATTAGGTAATATAATATCAGGAGATACTGTTGTTGTTACTTTTGAAGCTATTGTAACATCTGTACCAAATCCGTCATTAGTAACTAATACAGCTAATTTAACATTCTCATATCGTATTGATCCTAATGGTTCAGATATTCCAGTTCAGATTAATTCAAATACGGTTACAACACAAATAAATCTAGGCTCAATAGCATTAACAAAAACTGTAGATAAAAATTATGCTACAATAGGAGATATTTTGACTTATACAGTTGTTGTTACTAATAATGGTACTGTAAGAGCTGACAATGTAATATTTACAGATAGTCTTCAGAGCGATATAACTTTCAATTTAGGTTCTGTAAAGGTTAATGGAACAACTCATTTAGATTATGATCCTACTGTAGGATTTAATTTAGGAAACATTAATCCATTAGATACTGTAACTGTGGTCTTTACTGTAACTGTTATTCCATTACCAACACATGCTTCGGTAATAAACTATGCTGTTGGAACATTAAGTTATAAGATTGATCCAAATGGTCAGTATTATACTAAATCTTATCAATCAAATACTGTAAATACTATAATAATTCAACCAAGCATGACAGTGTCTAAGGTCGTTGATAAAGTATATGCAACAATACAGAATGTTCTAAACTATAGTCTTTTAATTAAAAATACAGGAAATACAACAATATCTCAGTTGTTCTTTAGCGATGTTTTATCAAATGGTGCATCATTTAAAGCTGGTACTTTGGTCATTGATGGAGTAAGTTATCCAACTTATGATCCTATAGCAGGATTTAATATGCCAAATAATATCATATCAGGAAATACTTCGCTTATTCAATTCCAAGCTACAGTAACATCACTTCCAACTCCAGCATATGTAGAGAATACTTCTAATATTAACTTTAGTTATAGAATTGATCCAAGTGGTTCAGTAACAACTAAGGATGTACCAAGTAATTCAGTAACAACAAATGTGGTTTTAGGTAAGATAACTGCACTTAAAGCTGTCGATAAAACCATAGCCACTATAGGTGATGAAATCACTTATACAATCACATTGACTAATGTAGGTAATGTAATTGATTATAGTGTGGTATTCCAGGATACACCATCAAATGGAGTAACATTTAAGACTGGAAGCGTAAAAGTTAATGGAGTAAGCCAACCATTAAGTAATCCAACAACTGGATTTAGTTTGGGAGATATAGGAATAGGTAATGTAGTAACTGTACAATTCGTAGTAACTGTAGTTTCAGTTCCAGCAACAAATACAGTCATTAACCAAGCAGTTATTGCTTTTGAATATCCAGTAGATCCAAAACAGCCATATTACACTGATACAAGCTATTCAAATACAGTAACAACAAATATATCATATGGAAGTCTTAATGTAACAAAAGCTGCTAATAAACAATATGCAACAAGAGGAGAACAGATAACTTATACAGTTACTATTCAGAATGTAGGAAATATTAATGCTACAAATGTTGTATTTCAGGATCCTACACCTCATAATACAATGTTTGTTATAGGATCAACAACTATAAATGGAACACCTTATCCAGACTATAATCCATCAGCTGGATTTGATTTAGGAACAATGACACCAGGACAGATTATAACAGTTGTATATAAAGTTCAAATTGTAGATATGTGCTAA
- a CDS encoding DUF11 domain-containing protein, producing the protein MINLIVINQGRVNYRYKVSEEGPVIYDTILSNRVVTPILDKNLSVRKEVDKVIASISDVLTYTINITNISNKTVENICLKDKIPKETLFIKDSVKINGITQYGATTEKLHIGNLKCHEKADVTFKVAIYEDEYIDSINNKGFICYDYIYNVEEKPIEMCLSTNKVETYIMYNIFKQTSVSSNITICLRPCEKIKICEINCYPKTINSKILKTITGNKLLIIWEIKYCMHYLRYFINYQYDICSHTYKEYFSTLLDIPYGYDYSSDECFKIINEKCSYHYLLGENKLIIYNSILIIANNF; encoded by the coding sequence ATGATAAATTTGATAGTAATTAATCAAGGAAGAGTGAATTACAGGTACAAGGTTTCAGAAGAGGGTCCAGTTATATATGATACAATACTAAGTAACCGTGTTGTAACACCTATTCTTGATAAAAATTTGAGTGTGAGGAAAGAAGTAGATAAAGTAATTGCATCTATTTCTGATGTACTTACTTATACAATAAATATTACAAATATAAGCAATAAAACTGTTGAAAATATATGTTTAAAAGATAAAATACCTAAAGAAACTTTGTTTATAAAGGATTCTGTTAAGATAAATGGTATAACTCAGTATGGAGCAACTACAGAAAAACTGCATATTGGTAATTTAAAGTGTCATGAAAAAGCAGATGTTACTTTTAAAGTTGCAATATATGAGGATGAATATATTGATAGTATTAATAATAAAGGATTTATTTGCTATGATTATATATATAATGTTGAAGAAAAACCAATTGAAATGTGTTTATCAACTAACAAGGTTGAAACATACATTATGTATAATATATTCAAACAAACATCAGTATCTAGTAATATTACAATATGCTTAAGACCATGTGAAAAGATAAAAATATGTGAAATTAATTGTTATCCAAAGACTATAAATAGTAAGATATTAAAAACAATCACTGGAAATAAGCTTTTAATTATTTGGGAAATTAAATACTGTATGCACTATTTGAGATATTTTATTAATTATCAATATGATATCTGTAGCCATACTTATAAAGAATATTTCTCAACCCTACTTGATATACCTTATGGATATGATTATTCCAGTGATGAATGTTTTAAAATAATAAATGAAAAGTGCTCTTATCACTATTTATTAGGTGAGAATAAACTTATTATTTATAATAGTATTTTAATAATAGCAAATAATTTTTAA
- a CDS encoding DEAD/DEAH box helicase has protein sequence MDFKKLGICKELVDILKKNGISAPTPIQEESIEIIKNGKDIIAEAGTGTGKTLAFLLPIFEQINPKSKDVQALILTPTRELALQITNEADKLNEDKKINVLACYGGKDINSQLKKLNKNVQLIVATPGRLLDHIERKTIDLKTVKTFVLDEADQMLFMGFKNEVEKIMEQMSKKKQMLCFSATMDSAVKKLAYRYMNDPAIISVKKEEVDMHSIKQFVVETTDRQKRDALCKVLDEDNPFMAIIFCRTKRRADDLETVMASRKYNCAKIHSDIAQNKRERIMKSFREAKLQYLIATDVAARGLDITGVTHIYNYDIPETPESYVHRIGRTGRAGESGITCMFVDPKNKRALEEIEDTIGFKIPRRSVEL, from the coding sequence ATGGATTTCAAAAAACTTGGAATATGTAAAGAATTAGTTGATATATTAAAGAAAAATGGAATTAGTGCACCAACTCCAATTCAAGAGGAAAGCATTGAAATAATAAAAAATGGTAAAGATATAATTGCAGAAGCAGGGACAGGAACTGGAAAAACACTTGCATTTTTACTGCCTATATTTGAACAGATAAATCCAAAATCCAAGGATGTTCAAGCACTTATACTTACACCAACAAGAGAGCTTGCACTTCAGATAACAAATGAAGCGGATAAATTAAATGAAGACAAAAAAATAAATGTACTTGCATGCTATGGGGGAAAAGATATAAATTCACAACTTAAAAAGCTTAATAAAAATGTGCAGTTAATAGTTGCAACGCCAGGAAGATTACTAGATCATATAGAAAGGAAGACAATAGATTTAAAGACTGTAAAGACTTTTGTTTTAGATGAAGCAGATCAAATGCTTTTCATGGGATTTAAAAATGAAGTTGAAAAGATAATGGAACAGATGTCAAAGAAAAAGCAGATGCTTTGTTTTTCAGCAACCATGGATTCAGCAGTAAAAAAACTTGCATATAGGTACATGAATGATCCTGCAATTATTTCTGTAAAAAAAGAAGAAGTTGACATGCATTCAATAAAGCAGTTTGTAGTTGAAACAACTGACAGACAGAAAAGAGATGCTTTATGCAAGGTTCTTGATGAAGATAATCCGTTTATGGCTATTATATTCTGTAGAACAAAAAGAAGAGCTGATGATCTTGAAACAGTAATGGCATCAAGAAAGTATAACTGCGCAAAAATACATAGTGATATAGCTCAAAATAAGAGAGAAAGAATCATGAAGTCATTTAGGGAAGCAAAATTACAATATCTTATTGCTACTGATGTTGCTGCAAGAGGACTTGATATTACAGGGGTAACTCATATTTATAATTATGACATTCCTGAAACACCTGAAAGTTATGTACATAGAATAGGAAGAACTGGAAGAGCTGGTGAAAGCGGAATTACATGTATGTTTGTAGATCCTAAAAATAAAAGGGCTTTGGAAGAAATAGAAGATACTATAGGATTTAAAATTCCAAGAAGATCTGTTGAACTTTAA
- a CDS encoding RrF2 family transcriptional regulator, with product MKISTKGRYGLRALIDICVYSRNEMATVKSISERQNISERYLEQIFSSLRKGGIIKAKKGAQGGYFLTDEPKNFTIAQILSVLEGDLLLIDVEAEDNDMENYLIDKLWSKANEQIRNFFCSMTLEDLSDGYKNKGKDDMYYI from the coding sequence ATGAAAATTTCAACAAAGGGAAGATATGGATTAAGGGCACTTATTGATATATGCGTGTATTCACGTAATGAAATGGCTACAGTAAAAAGTATTTCAGAAAGACAGAATATTTCAGAAAGATATTTAGAACAGATTTTTTCATCGCTTAGAAAAGGTGGTATTATTAAAGCCAAGAAAGGTGCTCAGGGAGGTTATTTTTTAACTGATGAACCAAAGAATTTCACCATTGCACAAATATTAAGTGTACTTGAAGGAGATCTTTTGCTAATTGATGTAGAAGCAGAGGATAATGACATGGAAAATTATCTTATTGATAAGTTATGGAGTAAAGCCAATGAACAAATCAGAAACTTTTTCTGTTCAATGACATTAGAAGATCTTTCAGATGGTTATAAGAATAAAGGAAAAGACGATATGTATTATATTTAA
- a CDS encoding anthranilate synthase component I, whose amino-acid sequence MINISKDQFNEKRKENKVFSLITEYRGDEVTPIRIFNGFKGRRKFIFESGSTENYFGRYSYLGENPYKEILGESIDIIDELKKSIRLDFDESTNDFSFKGGAIGYMGYETICLYEKRLKFNNPDILDLPLIRFNLYSRYICYDHFTHKVFVIDNILNDDHREYESIVENQREYIFSLLSRPTNIEEFEEKKDVHFELCTSKEKYEENVRIGKEHILAGDIFQFVPSLRMKCITQKSFVEIYRRLREVNPSPYMYLIDYDDYQVIGASPESVVSVKNGRASTKPIAGTRKRGETQEEDSALEKELLQDKKELAEHVMLVDLARNDIGRISEIGTVEVKDFMKIEKFSHVMHITSTVTGKTLQNIDGFEALSTCLPAGTLSGAPKIRAMEIIEELEEYRRDIYGGSVGYFSYGGDTDMAIAIRTIVMKGNTAYLQAGAGVVFDSVPEKEFEEVQNKLMALKEALR is encoded by the coding sequence ATGATAAATATTTCTAAAGATCAATTTAATGAAAAAAGAAAAGAAAATAAGGTTTTTTCATTAATAACAGAATATAGAGGTGATGAAGTTACACCCATAAGAATTTTTAATGGATTTAAGGGAAGAAGAAAATTCATTTTTGAAAGTGGAAGCACAGAAAATTATTTTGGACGATACTCATACTTAGGTGAAAATCCGTATAAGGAAATTTTGGGAGAAAGTATAGATATAATTGATGAACTAAAAAAATCAATAAGATTAGATTTTGACGAAAGTACAAATGATTTTTCTTTTAAAGGCGGAGCTATAGGATATATGGGATATGAAACAATTTGTTTGTATGAAAAAAGACTTAAATTTAATAATCCAGATATACTTGACTTACCTTTAATAAGATTTAATTTATACAGCAGATATATATGCTATGACCACTTTACTCACAAGGTATTTGTCATTGATAACATATTAAATGATGACCATAGGGAATATGAAAGCATAGTTGAAAATCAAAGAGAATATATATTTTCACTTTTAAGCAGACCTACTAATATAGAAGAATTTGAAGAAAAGAAAGATGTCCATTTTGAATTGTGCACCTCAAAAGAAAAATATGAAGAAAATGTACGTATAGGAAAAGAACATATTCTTGCAGGTGATATTTTTCAGTTTGTTCCATCTCTAAGGATGAAATGTATAACACAAAAATCCTTCGTTGAAATTTATAGAAGACTTAGAGAAGTTAATCCATCCCCATACATGTATTTAATTGATTATGATGATTATCAAGTTATAGGAGCATCACCAGAAAGTGTTGTAAGTGTTAAAAATGGGAGAGCATCTACAAAGCCTATTGCAGGTACAAGAAAAAGAGGCGAAACTCAGGAGGAAGATTCAGCTCTTGAAAAAGAACTTCTTCAGGATAAAAAAGAACTTGCAGAACATGTTATGCTTGTTGATCTTGCAAGAAATGATATAGGGCGAATAAGTGAAATTGGAACTGTTGAAGTAAAAGACTTTATGAAAATTGAAAAGTTTTCTCACGTAATGCATATTACAAGTACAGTTACAGGAAAGACATTACAAAATATAGACGGTTTTGAAGCATTAAGTACATGCCTTCCAGCAGGAACTTTATCAGGAGCTCCTAAAATAAGAGCAATGGAAATAATTGAAGAATTAGAAGAATATAGACGTGATATTTATGGAGGGTCAGTTGGGTATTTCTCCTATGGAGGAGATACAGATATGGCAATAGCAATAAGAACAATAGTAATGAAAGGCAATACTGCATATCTTCAAGCAGGTGCAGGTGTTGTTTTTGATTCTGTCCCAGAAAAGGAATTTGAAGAGGTTCAGAATAAATTAATGGCATTAAAGGAGGCTTTAAGATGA
- a CDS encoding anthranilate synthase component II, translating to MILLIDNYDSFTYNLYQYIGEFAEVKVVRNDEITIDEIIELNPKGIVISPGPGTPDDAGISIDVVQKLGARYPILGICLGHQSIAQAYGGKIIRADEIYHGKTSKISVKGKLIFEGIPRKMDVMRYHSLIVDNMSLPECLDVIGSTIDDNIIMAVKHKEHDIYGLQFHPESIYTPKGKHIISNFVINICNEEQK from the coding sequence ATGATACTTTTAATTGATAACTATGATTCATTCACATATAACCTTTATCAGTATATTGGGGAATTTGCAGAAGTTAAGGTTGTAAGAAATGATGAAATAACCATTGATGAAATAATAGAATTAAATCCAAAAGGAATAGTGATTTCACCAGGTCCAGGTACTCCAGATGATGCTGGAATTTCAATAGATGTAGTGCAGAAGCTTGGAGCTAGATATCCTATACTTGGAATATGCCTTGGACATCAGAGTATTGCACAAGCTTATGGTGGAAAGATAATACGTGCAGACGAAATATACCATGGAAAGACTTCCAAAATATCTGTAAAGGGCAAATTAATATTTGAAGGAATTCCAAGGAAGATGGATGTTATGAGATATCATTCTTTAATAGTAGATAATATGTCACTTCCAGAATGTCTTGATGTTATAGGATCTACAATAGATGACAATATTATAATGGCAGTGAAACATAAAGAACATGATATTTATGGACTTCAATTTCATCCAGAATCAATTTATACACCTAAAGGAAAGCATATCATAAGCAATTTTGTTATTAATATCTGTAACGAAGAACAGAAGTAA
- the trpD gene encoding anthranilate phosphoribosyltransferase yields MIEEAIKKLGAKEILSENDVRDVINQIMKGEATSCQIGGFLMGLRINGETPEQILGAVKALRDNFIPVEIKNPKHLIDTCGTGGDGGKTFNISTAVAIVAASGGAKVAKHGNRAVSSKSGSADVLTELNIKTDYSKDESAKVIEEKGMAFLFAPQYNGAMRNVANERKELGTRTLFNMIGPLSNPAPLTGQLMGIYDGNLLESAGLVLKNLGLNRALIVHGDDGLDEITTTTTTSVCELKDGELKIYKLNPEDLGIKLANADEIKGGTPKENAKIIIDILKGMQGPKRDIVVLNSGAALYAAELVESLNEGINKAKELIDSGKAYEKYEELTAC; encoded by the coding sequence ATTATTGAGGAAGCAATCAAAAAATTGGGAGCAAAAGAAATACTAAGTGAAAATGATGTGAGAGATGTTATAAATCAAATAATGAAAGGTGAAGCAACTTCATGTCAGATTGGAGGCTTCTTAATGGGGCTTAGGATAAATGGAGAAACCCCAGAGCAGATTCTTGGTGCAGTAAAAGCATTAAGAGATAACTTTATTCCTGTAGAAATTAAAAATCCAAAGCATCTTATTGATACATGTGGAACTGGTGGAGATGGAGGAAAGACATTTAATATTTCAACAGCAGTAGCAATAGTTGCAGCAAGTGGTGGGGCAAAGGTTGCAAAACATGGTAACAGAGCAGTTTCAAGCAAGAGTGGAAGTGCAGATGTGCTTACAGAATTAAATATAAAAACAGATTATAGTAAAGATGAAAGTGCGAAAGTAATTGAGGAAAAAGGAATGGCCTTTTTGTTTGCACCACAATATAATGGGGCAATGAGAAATGTTGCAAATGAAAGAAAAGAACTTGGTACAAGAACTTTGTTTAATATGATAGGACCACTTTCTAATCCTGCACCTTTAACAGGGCAACTTATGGGAATATATGATGGAAATCTTCTTGAAAGTGCAGGTCTTGTTTTAAAAAATCTTGGATTAAATAGAGCTCTTATTGTCCATGGAGATGATGGGCTTGATGAGATAACAACAACTACAACAACAAGCGTTTGTGAACTTAAAGATGGAGAACTTAAAATATATAAGTTAAATCCAGAAGATTTGGGGATAAAGCTTGCTAATGCTGATGAAATTAAGGGTGGTACACCAAAGGAAAATGCAAAGATTATTATAGATATTTTAAAGGGAATGCAGGGACCTAAAAGAGATATAGTTGTGTTAAACAGTGGTGCAGCACTTTATGCAGCAGAACTAGTTGAATCACTAAATGAAGGTATAAATAAAGCTAAGGAACTTATTGATAGTGGGAAAGCATATGAAAAATATGAAGAATTGACTGCTTGTTAG
- the trpC gene encoding indole-3-glycerol phosphate synthase TrpC, with protein MILDEIIEKKKMRVDKRKSEIPIAELKIHALNLLKAENERAKGNYKNLFKEALLKDGLSVIGEFKKASPSKGIISEDFDIMEILLCYNNLGVRAFSVLTEEDYFKGSDEYLKRIKKSSITPILRKDFIIDFYQIYEAKVLGADGILLIASVLKDQLGDFYNEAKKFNLQPLIEVHNKEELDLALKYDCDVIGINNRDLKTFNVSLDVTKELKKYIPHDKILVSESGIMSIEDLKTIKDYGVNGVLIGEFFMRNIDNSEFKNEVKKIINI; from the coding sequence ATGATTTTAGATGAAATTATTGAAAAAAAGAAAATGAGAGTAGATAAAAGAAAAAGTGAAATACCAATAGCTGAATTAAAAATTCACGCCTTGAATTTATTAAAAGCTGAAAATGAAAGAGCAAAAGGAAATTACAAGAATTTATTTAAGGAAGCACTTTTAAAAGATGGCCTTTCTGTAATTGGTGAATTTAAAAAGGCCTCGCCTTCAAAGGGAATAATCTCAGAAGATTTTGATATAATGGAAATTTTACTTTGTTATAACAACTTGGGAGTACGTGCTTTCTCTGTACTTACTGAAGAAGATTATTTTAAAGGCAGTGATGAATATTTAAAAAGAATTAAGAAATCTTCAATTACTCCAATACTTAGAAAGGATTTTATCATAGATTTTTATCAGATTTATGAAGCTAAAGTGTTAGGTGCAGATGGAATACTGCTTATTGCATCTGTTTTAAAGGATCAACTTGGAGACTTTTATAATGAAGCAAAGAAATTTAATCTTCAGCCCTTGATTGAAGTACATAATAAAGAAGAACTTGACCTTGCACTCAAATATGATTGTGATGTTATAGGAATTAATAATAGAGATTTAAAAACCTTTAATGTTTCCCTTGATGTTACAAAGGAACTTAAAAAGTATATTCCACATGACAAAATACTAGTTTCTGAAAGTGGAATAATGAGTATTGAAGATTTAAAGACAATAAAGGACTATGGTGTAAATGGTGTACTTATTGGTGAGTTTTTCATGAGAAATATAGATAATTCTGAATTTAAAAATGAAGTAAAAAAAATAATTAATATTTAA
- a CDS encoding phosphoribosylanthranilate isomerase translates to MTCEKEIEYLNILKPDYIGFVFTKSKRQISAFDAKFLRKKLNPEIKCVGVFKDNSLIEINNVLKKVNLDVVQLHGSENFDFINLLKKNENHKFEIWKALSINNKIFLNEYVSYYMRMKNNCVMDNILIDGCNPGSGETYSLAPFKEIIKKECDLNNDFKFILAGGITPENVLLKIKEANPWGVDVSSGVEDINKDGVTMKSFDKMKVLINKIR, encoded by the coding sequence ATAACATGTGAAAAGGAAATAGAATACTTAAATATTTTAAAACCAGATTATATAGGTTTTGTCTTTACAAAAAGCAAAAGACAAATAAGTGCATTCGATGCGAAATTTTTAAGAAAGAAGTTAAATCCAGAAATTAAATGTGTTGGTGTATTCAAAGACAATTCTCTTATTGAAATAAATAATGTTTTAAAAAAAGTGAACCTGGATGTAGTTCAGCTTCATGGAAGCGAAAATTTTGATTTTATAAACTTACTTAAAAAAAATGAGAATCATAAATTTGAAATCTGGAAAGCACTTTCAATAAATAACAAAATATTTTTGAATGAATATGTTTCATATTATATGAGAATGAAAAATAATTGTGTTATGGATAACATTCTTATAGATGGTTGTAATCCTGGGAGTGGTGAAACATATTCACTTGCACCATTTAAGGAAATTATAAAAAAAGAATGTGATTTAAATAATGATTTTAAATTTATTCTTGCAGGAGGAATAACACCAGAAAATGTTTTGTTAAAAATCAAAGAAGCCAATCCATGGGGAGTAGATGTTTCATCTGGTGTTGAAGATATTAATAAAGATGGAGTGACAATGAAGTCATTTGATAAAATGAAAGTTCTTATTAATAAAATCAGATAA
- the trpB gene encoding tryptophan synthase subunit beta: MSCRFNDYGGQYVPENILKALNELEAEYEKAKNDKTFWDEYKYYLRYYTGRPSPLYYAENITKDLGGAKIYLKREDLNHTGAHKINNAIGQVILAKRMGKKKVIAETGAGQHGVATATVAAKFGMECKIFMGEEDMKRQALNVKKMELLGAEVVPAMSGTRTLNDAVNEALNYWADNCSETFYLLGSAVGPHPYPTIVRDFQRVIGDEAKKQIMELEGRLPDYILAPVGGGSNAIGIFYPFIDDKEVQLVGVEAAGKGVDTELTAATISKGERGIIHGMNTYVLHDKNGNIAEAYSISAGLDYPGVGPEHAFLADTKRAEYKAITDDEAVDAFLYLTKLEGIVPAIESSHALAQAKKLAPKLDADKIIIVNLSGRGDKDMDAMLEYLEVNNKDNNV, encoded by the coding sequence ATGAGTTGTAGATTTAATGATTATGGTGGACAGTACGTTCCAGAAAATATATTAAAGGCATTAAATGAATTGGAAGCAGAATATGAAAAAGCTAAAAATGATAAAACTTTCTGGGATGAATATAAGTATTATTTACGTTATTATACAGGAAGACCAAGCCCACTATACTATGCAGAAAATATTACAAAGGATTTAGGCGGTGCTAAGATTTACTTAAAGAGGGAAGATTTAAACCATACCGGTGCTCATAAAATAAATAATGCTATTGGTCAAGTTATTCTTGCTAAAAGAATGGGTAAGAAAAAGGTTATAGCAGAAACTGGCGCAGGGCAACATGGAGTTGCAACTGCAACTGTTGCAGCTAAATTTGGAATGGAATGTAAAATATTTATGGGCGAGGAAGATATGAAAAGACAGGCACTTAATGTTAAAAAGATGGAATTACTGGGTGCAGAAGTTGTTCCTGCAATGAGTGGTACAAGAACTCTTAATGATGCAGTTAATGAAGCACTTAATTACTGGGCTGATAATTGTAGTGAAACATTTTATCTTTTAGGTTCAGCTGTTGGACCACATCCATATCCTACAATAGTAAGGGATTTTCAAAGGGTAATTGGAGATGAAGCTAAAAAACAGATAATGGAACTTGAAGGTCGTCTTCCGGATTATATATTAGCACCTGTTGGAGGAGGAAGTAATGCAATAGGTATTTTCTATCCTTTTATAGATGATAAAGAAGTACAACTTGTAGGAGTTGAAGCAGCAGGAAAAGGTGTCGATACAGAGCTTACAGCAGCAACAATAAGTAAAGGTGAAAGGGGGATTATACATGGAATGAACACATATGTGCTTCATGATAAGAATGGAAATATTGCTGAGGCTTATTCAATATCAGCAGGTCTTGATTATCCAGGTGTAGGTCCTGAACATGCCTTTCTTGCTGATACAAAAAGGGCTGAGTATAAGGCTATAACTGATGATGAAGCTGTAGATGCTTTCTTGTATTTAACAAAACTAGAAGGTATAGTACCTGCAATAGAGTCATCTCATGCACTTGCTCAGGCTAAAAAGCTTGCACCAAAACTTGATGCTGACAAGATTATAATTGTTAACTTATCAGGAAGAGGAGATAAAGATATGGATGCAATGTTGGAATATTTAGAAGTGAATAATAAAGATAATAATGTTTAA